One Turneriella parva DSM 21527 genomic region harbors:
- a CDS encoding ParA family protein: MAVVLSITNQKGGVAKTTTALALAHSFARRHSGKKILLIDLDSQRNATSILLGTHEIQPADSVYALFQKDKPTSSVLHTTALANLFVIPSNLHLVEVESQLTGALDGFFRLNDALQSLRHEFDYILLDCPPSLSVLTINAMVAADFLLVPLQISKFSIDGIQNIRDAVTTVNKRYNAHIKIAGGCLTLHDGRTTLSQAMIPEVEKILPILKSTIPRSVAVEEAHLLRKDIFEYAPQNKVAAAYEQLAAELEAIFAGAAA, encoded by the coding sequence ATGGCGGTAGTACTTTCTATAACGAACCAGAAAGGCGGGGTGGCAAAGACGACCACTGCACTTGCGCTCGCGCATTCGTTTGCCCGGCGGCATTCGGGCAAGAAAATTCTGCTCATTGATCTTGATTCACAGCGAAACGCAACCTCGATCTTGCTCGGCACCCATGAAATTCAACCTGCAGATTCCGTCTATGCGCTCTTTCAGAAAGACAAGCCGACGAGTTCAGTGCTGCACACGACGGCGCTCGCAAATCTTTTTGTGATTCCCTCGAATTTGCACCTGGTTGAAGTCGAATCGCAGCTGACCGGCGCTCTTGACGGGTTTTTCAGATTGAACGACGCGCTGCAGTCGCTGAGGCACGAATTCGACTATATTCTTCTCGACTGCCCGCCATCGTTGTCGGTGCTCACAATCAATGCAATGGTCGCTGCTGACTTTTTGCTGGTGCCGTTGCAGATTTCAAAGTTCTCTATCGACGGTATTCAGAACATTCGCGATGCAGTGACGACGGTCAACAAGCGGTACAATGCCCATATCAAGATTGCGGGCGGCTGCCTTACACTGCACGATGGCCGCACGACACTTTCACAGGCGATGATTCCTGAAGTTGAAAAAATTCTGCCGATTTTGAAATCCACAATACCCCGGTCGGTTGCTGTTGAAGAGGCGCACCTGCTGCGCAAAGATATCTTCGAATATGCCCCGCAAAATAAGGTAGCGGCAGCGTATGAGCAGCTCGCCGCCGAATTAGAAGCGATCTTCGCAGGTGCTGCCGCGTGA
- a CDS encoding response regulator translates to MPSTEKSGEIFRIITADDHPIILQGLRRLLEEDGRYNIIAECDNGQKLVDTVKQREADLIICDLSMPKLNGLDAIREIRKLRPEIKILILSMHKDAQIFEKAMALGVDGFVLKEDIYDQLQFAIQTVLKGGKSYSPRITESLAKEKSDKGDLASEILTRREREILRLAALGKSNRDIGDELDISVRTVESHRSNLMRKLDLQNVQELVAFAVKQGIVSVDEIES, encoded by the coding sequence TTGCCATCGACTGAAAAGAGCGGCGAAATTTTTCGCATTATTACAGCGGACGACCACCCGATTATTTTGCAGGGGCTGCGGCGTTTGCTCGAAGAAGATGGCAGGTACAATATTATAGCAGAATGTGATAACGGGCAGAAACTCGTCGACACTGTGAAACAGCGTGAGGCTGACCTGATTATCTGCGACCTCTCGATGCCGAAGCTGAACGGCCTCGATGCAATTCGCGAAATACGCAAACTACGCCCTGAAATAAAAATCCTCATTCTATCGATGCATAAAGATGCGCAGATATTCGAAAAGGCGATGGCGCTCGGCGTCGACGGTTTCGTTTTGAAAGAAGATATCTACGACCAGCTGCAATTTGCGATTCAGACCGTGCTCAAGGGGGGCAAAAGCTATTCGCCCCGCATTACCGAGAGTCTGGCGAAAGAAAAGAGCGACAAGGGCGACCTCGCCTCTGAAATTCTCACCCGCCGCGAGCGCGAAATTCTGCGCCTTGCGGCGCTCGGCAAGTCAAACCGCGATATCGGCGACGAACTCGACATCAGTGTGCGCACCGTCGAATCGCACCGCTCAAACCTGATGCGTAAACTCGACCTGCAGAATGTGCAAGAGTTGGTTGCTTTCGCCGTGAAGCAGGGCATCGTGTCGGTCGATGAAATAGAGTCCTGA
- a CDS encoding outer membrane beta-barrel protein, protein MKLKISAILATLAIFNLSLSAQAKKKAPAKPAAPAVAAPAAPAAPAVTAAPAAAAEEAPAPMEGFFVKKVKGPADGKEITLKLGGYVDAYYAHHTRGQNDFRATNHPNGFDGADIGAGGATNGRIFETPGNQFSLGLIQTKFEAGNEDFQVVADLIHGPNAELTNFNNLRGNTTGSASSTTSTAIKQAYVAATLVKDLKLTVGQFGTHIGYEVVESYQNANYMLGYLFGFGPFYHTGAKLDYSLLDGKVGVMAGVVNGWDLQADNNKDKTVIGQISLKPTSALSIFLNYAGGNETRTSDSTTFPSTTVGYTNVGGMRHVGDLVVQYQVTKMIKVGANFVYGQNKINTDTAAQTWGGAAGYLSVTPVDGFTLSYRFDYLDDRQRSRGLFGYTSNTGLGSGAVNTSGAKVMGHTLTGTFSMYGGHFLIRPEVKYDEANLEVFGLAGEKKKDNITALIAFTGVY, encoded by the coding sequence ATGAAATTGAAAATTTCAGCCATTTTGGCAACTTTAGCTATCTTCAACCTGTCGCTCAGCGCACAGGCAAAGAAAAAAGCACCCGCGAAGCCAGCAGCGCCCGCGGTAGCAGCACCGGCAGCCCCCGCGGCACCGGCGGTAACAGCAGCCCCTGCAGCGGCAGCCGAAGAAGCCCCAGCACCTATGGAAGGCTTTTTCGTTAAAAAAGTGAAAGGTCCAGCTGACGGCAAAGAGATCACTCTGAAGCTCGGGGGTTATGTTGATGCGTATTATGCGCACCATACACGCGGCCAGAATGATTTTCGCGCGACCAACCATCCAAATGGTTTTGACGGCGCAGATATCGGTGCGGGCGGAGCAACAAACGGACGTATCTTCGAAACACCGGGTAATCAGTTTTCACTCGGTCTGATTCAGACAAAGTTTGAAGCGGGCAACGAAGACTTTCAAGTTGTAGCTGACCTGATTCATGGACCCAACGCCGAGTTGACGAACTTCAACAACCTCCGTGGAAACACGACTGGTTCGGCTTCGTCGACAACCTCAACCGCGATCAAGCAGGCTTACGTTGCTGCAACGCTCGTAAAAGACCTGAAGTTGACTGTCGGTCAGTTCGGTACGCACATCGGCTACGAAGTCGTTGAGTCATACCAGAACGCCAACTACATGCTCGGTTACCTATTTGGGTTTGGGCCATTCTACCACACTGGCGCAAAACTCGACTATTCCCTGCTCGACGGCAAAGTTGGTGTAATGGCAGGTGTTGTGAACGGCTGGGACCTTCAGGCAGATAACAACAAAGACAAGACTGTGATCGGCCAGATTTCACTCAAGCCTACTTCAGCGCTATCGATCTTCTTGAACTACGCTGGCGGCAATGAGACCCGCACCAGCGATAGCACTACGTTTCCATCAACTACTGTAGGTTACACAAACGTTGGTGGTATGCGCCACGTCGGAGACCTTGTTGTGCAGTACCAAGTCACCAAGATGATCAAGGTAGGCGCCAACTTCGTTTACGGGCAGAACAAGATAAATACTGATACAGCGGCCCAAACATGGGGCGGTGCAGCAGGTTATCTGAGCGTCACCCCGGTCGATGGGTTTACACTAAGCTACCGCTTTGACTATCTTGACGACAGACAGCGTAGCCGCGGTCTTTTCGGGTACACTTCCAATACTGGTTTAGGCTCAGGCGCTGTAAACACCAGCGGCGCGAAGGTCATGGGTCATACACTTACTGGAACATTTTCCATGTACGGCGGTCATTTCTTAATTCGCCCAGAAGTGAAATATGACGAAGCGAACCTCGAAGTATTCGGCCTCGCTGGCGAGAAAAAGAAGGATAACATCACTGCTCTGATCGCTTTCACAGGCGTTTACTAA
- a CDS encoding sensor histidine kinase, producing MSESQRLRYVVSILVIVASLIGGFSTYRQYEAGLHEKKQLLYAQVRSLASLIEAVARFDRGTFKQQDKATAATLSQLFDAFADRVDFETAQEIQFVRNTERGTEIFLRYFGRNKNQNVIIPHENFLPEHVRRAASGESGTGFFVGLHGEGILAAYTYIEPLKIGMVVDVDLWGLQKPYLISGATSALFAAILLIVAAWAIIRLTNPIIARIREKELLNATIVETAHDALVILDSAGSIRLANPACNAMFLWSPKELQGRHVSVLLPPEAKANKKITEFMRSTEPGGLNLNEAEGLRRDGTTVPVRISASKQEYGEGEWCTLTIQDLSREKQAEFTIRDLSRRLLEIQDLEREEISRDLHDGLGSTLVGMKLQVQQLCQASDANADLKQQVLQNFNDVINQTRNISNLLSPFALRHLDIAQALRKLVTFYDARSEGRQGHVEKGEQMPWAAVNAEIDDGDYRFSETATMQIYRIAQEAIQNAVKHSQAKNIWVQFKKEAGAMCLVVRDDGRGFDANSVKQGQGMQILQERAAIIPGRLTVTSRPGNGTEVRLAID from the coding sequence GTGTCTGAAAGCCAGCGCCTGCGGTACGTCGTTTCGATTCTGGTAATTGTGGCGTCGCTCATCGGTGGTTTTTCCACCTACCGGCAATACGAAGCCGGGCTGCATGAAAAAAAGCAGCTGCTCTATGCGCAGGTGCGCAGTCTTGCCTCGCTGATTGAGGCGGTTGCGAGATTTGACCGCGGTACTTTCAAACAGCAAGACAAAGCGACCGCCGCAACGCTGAGCCAGCTATTTGACGCGTTTGCCGATCGCGTCGATTTTGAAACCGCGCAAGAGATTCAGTTTGTGCGCAATACCGAGCGAGGTACAGAGATTTTTTTGCGCTACTTCGGGCGCAACAAGAACCAGAACGTTATAATTCCGCATGAGAATTTTTTGCCCGAACATGTGCGCCGCGCCGCGTCGGGTGAGTCGGGAACCGGATTTTTTGTCGGCCTGCACGGCGAGGGCATACTTGCCGCGTATACCTATATTGAGCCCCTAAAGATTGGCATGGTAGTCGACGTCGATCTTTGGGGGTTGCAAAAACCCTACCTTATATCGGGTGCAACATCTGCGCTCTTTGCAGCAATTTTGCTGATCGTTGCCGCGTGGGCGATTATCCGACTGACAAACCCGATTATTGCGCGCATTCGCGAAAAAGAACTCTTGAATGCAACGATTGTCGAGACGGCGCACGACGCATTGGTGATTCTCGACAGCGCGGGCAGCATTCGCCTCGCTAACCCGGCCTGCAATGCAATGTTTCTTTGGTCGCCGAAAGAGCTGCAGGGCCGTCACGTGAGTGTGTTGCTGCCGCCCGAAGCGAAGGCCAACAAGAAAATTACTGAATTCATGCGCAGCACAGAGCCCGGTGGCCTCAACCTGAACGAAGCAGAGGGCCTTCGCAGAGATGGCACGACTGTTCCTGTGAGGATATCCGCAAGCAAGCAGGAGTACGGTGAGGGTGAATGGTGCACGCTGACGATACAAGACCTGTCGCGTGAAAAGCAGGCTGAATTTACGATACGCGATCTCTCTCGCCGTCTTCTCGAAATTCAAGATCTGGAGCGCGAAGAAATTTCGCGCGACCTGCACGACGGCCTGGGTTCGACGCTCGTGGGCATGAAGCTACAGGTGCAGCAGCTCTGCCAGGCATCCGATGCGAACGCAGACCTCAAGCAGCAGGTGCTGCAGAACTTCAACGATGTGATCAACCAGACACGCAATATCTCAAATCTGCTGTCGCCGTTCGCGTTGAGGCATCTTGATATTGCGCAGGCGCTTAGAAAGCTGGTCACATTTTATGACGCAAGGTCTGAAGGGCGGCAGGGTCATGTCGAAAAAGGTGAGCAAATGCCATGGGCAGCGGTAAATGCTGAAATAGATGACGGTGATTACCGTTTTTCAGAAACTGCCACTATGCAGATTTACCGCATTGCGCAAGAGGCGATTCAAAACGCGGTCAAACATTCGCAGGCCAAGAATATCTGGGTGCAGTTTAAAAAAGAAGCAGGTGCCATGTGCCTTGTCGTGCGTGACGACGGTCGCGGTTTCGACGCCAACAGCGTAAAGCAGGGGCAGGGCATGCAGATTTTGCAAGAGCGGGCAGCAATTATTCCCGGGCGCTTGACCGTGACCTCGCGGCCCGGTAACGGAACAGAGGTGCGACTTGCCATCGACTGA
- the fsa gene encoding fructose-6-phosphate aldolase, translating into MEFFIDTADVAEIKAAHELGILDGVTTNPSLIAKTGKPFKAVVKEICAIVDGPVSAEVVATEKDAILKEGRELAKLAKNVVVKVPLIAEGLKAVKVFSAEGIKTNVTLCFSTNQALLAAKAGATYISPFVGRLDDISQDGMELIDEIKTVYDNYDFATKILVASIRHPIHLKQAALIGAHVATIPFSVFGQLVKHPLTDSGLEKFLADAKKFNWD; encoded by the coding sequence ATGGAATTTTTCATCGATACGGCCGACGTTGCCGAAATCAAAGCCGCCCACGAACTGGGCATTCTCGACGGTGTCACGACTAACCCTTCGCTGATAGCGAAGACAGGCAAACCCTTCAAGGCAGTTGTCAAAGAAATTTGCGCCATAGTTGACGGGCCCGTTTCGGCAGAGGTTGTCGCGACCGAAAAAGATGCTATTCTCAAAGAAGGCCGTGAACTCGCGAAACTCGCCAAGAACGTGGTCGTGAAGGTGCCTCTGATCGCCGAGGGCCTCAAAGCCGTGAAAGTATTTTCAGCCGAAGGCATTAAGACAAATGTGACGCTCTGCTTTTCGACGAACCAGGCGTTGCTCGCCGCAAAGGCCGGCGCGACCTACATCTCGCCCTTCGTGGGCCGCCTCGACGACATCAGCCAAGATGGCATGGAACTCATCGACGAAATCAAGACAGTTTATGATAACTATGATTTTGCGACGAAGATTCTGGTTGCGAGCATTCGCCACCCCATTCACCTGAAGCAGGCGGCGCTCATCGGTGCCCATGTCGCGACGATTCCGTTCAGCGTGTTCGGGCAGCTCGTCAAACATCCGCTGACTGACAGCGGTCTTGAAAAGTTTCTCGCCGACGCGAAAAAATTTAATTGGGATTAA